In Ferrigenium kumadai, the DNA window TACCCCGACTGCATTCGCGGGATCTTTTTTGCTATCGAATTTGATCTAAAGGAGAACAGGCATGGCCAACCTCACCCGTTTCGACCCGTTCAGCGAGATGACGCGTTTCGAGCCCTTCAGAGATATGAATGACATGATGAAGGGATTCATGATGCGGCCCATGCTCCGCGAAATGAGCATGGAGCCCCAGATAAAAATGGAAGTGTCGGAAGTGGAGGGCGCTTACAAGGTCAAGGCGGAGATTCCCGGGGTGAAGAAGGAAGACATCCATGTGTCCATCGAGGGAAACCGGGTTTCCATCAGCGCCGAGGTCAAGCAGGAAAAGGAAGAGAAGGAGGGCGAGCGGCTGATCTGCTGCGAGCGCAGCTATGGCAAGACCTTCCGCAGCTTCACCCTCGACCACGAAGTCGACGAGGCCTCAGCCCAGGCGAAATATAACGATGGGGTGCTGGAGATCATGTTGCCCAAGAAGTCCGGGGGTGGCGTCAAGGAACTCACCGTTTCGTGATATGAAGGCCGATTATGGCTTGTTCAATCGTGGCGGTCTGTTTGCGACTGACCGCCTGACCTTCCGGCGAGGTGGCCACTTGGATAACGGCGCCATAGAGCGTGCCTACCGGCGGTATGCGCGATTCTACGATCTCTTCTTCGGGGCGATCTTCCAGCCCGGGCGCAAGGCCATCGTCGAGCGCATGGCCTGTGCGCCGGGAGAGCGGATCCTTGAAGTCGGTGTCGGTACGGGCCTTTCCCTGCCGCTGTATCCCAAGGATGTAACGGTCACCGGGATCGATATTTCCCGTGACATGCTGGCCCAGGCTCATGCCAGGAAAATACGAGAGCAACTGGATAACGTGGTGTCGTTGTCCCTGATGGATGCCGAGGAGATGGCGTTCGAGGACAACAGCTTCGACAGGGTGGTTGCCATGCATGTCGCATCCGTCGTGCCGCATCCGGAACGGCTGGTAGCCGAGATGCGCAGGGTATGCAAACCCAATGGCCATCTGTTTTTTGTGAATCACTCCCACAGCAGCAATCCTGTGGTGGGCGGTATCGAGAGCCTGCTTGTGCCGTTGTCCAGGCAGCTTGGATTCCATCCGGATTTTTCACTGGAGCATTTTCTGGACGAAACCGGCTTGGTGGCGATGAGCACCCAACCTGTGGACCTGCTCGATTTTTGCACCATGGTCGAGGTCAGGAACAACAAGAAATTCAAGGCGGTGTCCCTGGCTAAAGTCATGGCGACATCTCATGGACAAGACGGCTGGGCGGGATGAGTTCCGGTTGGC includes these proteins:
- a CDS encoding Hsp20/alpha crystallin family protein — protein: MANLTRFDPFSEMTRFEPFRDMNDMMKGFMMRPMLREMSMEPQIKMEVSEVEGAYKVKAEIPGVKKEDIHVSIEGNRVSISAEVKQEKEEKEGERLICCERSYGKTFRSFTLDHEVDEASAQAKYNDGVLEIMLPKKSGGGVKELTVS
- a CDS encoding class I SAM-dependent methyltransferase; translation: MKADYGLFNRGGLFATDRLTFRRGGHLDNGAIERAYRRYARFYDLFFGAIFQPGRKAIVERMACAPGERILEVGVGTGLSLPLYPKDVTVTGIDISRDMLAQAHARKIREQLDNVVSLSLMDAEEMAFEDNSFDRVVAMHVASVVPHPERLVAEMRRVCKPNGHLFFVNHSHSSNPVVGGIESLLVPLSRQLGFHPDFSLEHFLDETGLVAMSTQPVDLLDFCTMVEVRNNKKFKAVSLAKVMATSHGQDGWAG